In the genome of Terriglobia bacterium, the window CGGCAGCGGAGACAAGATGTCTTCCGTAGTTGTACTGCTCAAATCTCGAACACCCCCGCGAGAATTTTGGCGTCGAGTCGACTTGTAACGCGAAGCGCTAGCGCGATAGCGCGCAGCCGTTATGACGGTTTTGAAATTCAGGAGAACCGATGAAACGCGTAAGTCTGGTGGTGTTTTGGATCCTGTCGTTCGCAATCATTTCTTCCGCTCAAACGACGTTCTATTTCCCGCATATCGCGGACGGCATTATGGGTGGCACGGTCTGGAAGACCACAATCTTCCTGACCAATCCTGCAGCGTCAGGCGTGGCCAGCGGAACGATCACGCTGGCGCAGGACAATTCGACATCCGGTCTGGCCGGCTCGCCATTCAACATCACATTCTTCGACGAAACTGGCGCGGCAGTGAGCGCGCCGATTACGTTCTCCATTAGCGCAGGGCAGACGAAGAAGTACGTCTCGGCCGGCGCTACCCCTTATGGGGGAGGATTCGCGACGGTAAACACGACTGCTGGAATCGTAACCGGAACATCCATCTTCTCGGAATTTGCGAACGGCCAATTGATCGCAGAGGCCGGAGTCCCACAGGCGGCGGGCCTCCTGAAGCAGGCCATCTTCGTGGATACGCAGGGCGGGTACAACATCGGCGTGGCTTACGCGAATCCGGGAGGCGCTTCAGCGACCGTGACGCTTTCGCTTCTGGGATCCAATGCCGCGGTGGTTTCATCGACGGCTCAGACGCTGGGCCCCAGCAATCACTCCGCGATATTTACTTTTCAATTATTTCCTACAGCGCCCCAGCTCGCCGGCACGATGGAGATTTCAAGCACGGTTCCATTGGCGGCGATCGCTCTCCGGTTCGATCCCACGTTCTCGATTTTTTCAACATTGCCGCCGATATCGCTCTCATCTGTGCTCTATCCGGCATTCGGGTGGTTGGAGGAACGTCCATGGCTCGCGCCACTGACTTCAGTGGCGCGGCTGTTGGGCGTATTCCGGTTGCGCGTCTAGCCATCCGGATTTAGCATGACCGAATGAAACTGGTTCGCGATAATCACGATGTCCTCGTGATTATCGCAATCTTCGTAACCGGGCTCCTGTTGTTCGGAGCATCATTTAATCATCCGTTTCATTTTGATGACGTCCTGATCACGAATGACGCCAACGTCGTCAATGCCGGCCACTTTTTCCACTTTTTCAACCCGCTCCACCTGCGCCAGCTCACGTTCTTCACATTCTATTTGAATCATCTCGCAGGCGGCGGCAATCCCGGCGGCTACCACATGGTCAATGTGATCCTGCACATTGCCAACGCGATCCTCTTATACGTGTTGCTTTCCGCATTCTTCGAAAGATGGATTGCGACTGCGGCCGCCGCCATGTTTCTGATTCATCCGATCCAGACGGAGCCCGTGCTTTACATCTACCAACGGTCCATCCTTCTGGCCTGTTTCTTTTCGCTGCTCGCACTGATCGCGCTGTTCATGCAGCCGCGTAGCCGGCCATGGCTCGCGGCTGTGCTCTTTTTATGCGCATTTGAGAGCAAAGAAGCGGCTCTGGCAGTTCCCCTGGTGGTGGCGGGAATATGTGTCACGACCAACAGACGATACCGGATCGCGCTGGCGGCGGGAGTCCTCGTACTCGCCGTGGCGGCGCTGGGAGTCCTCGCGTACCGGAATGAACAGACCGTAGGCATCAAAGCGGCCGGACAGGTTGGACCCATTGCCTATTTCATGACGGAAACCCGCGTGTTTTACACCTATGTGAGACTCCTGTTCTTCCCTTATCCTCAGTCGCTCGAATATGAATTCGCCGGGAATGCCTCGTTCCTTCCGCTCCTCGGAATTTGCGCGTTGGCCGGCACAGCCTGGGTATTGTGGCGGCGAGAGAGTTGGCGCATACCTGCAGGTTGCATATTCACATTCCTGCTCTTTCTGGCTCCGACATCGAGCTTCATTCCCAGTCTCGACTTGGCCTTCGAGCATCGACTCTATCTGGCCATGCTTCCGTTTTCGCTCTTCGTCGCGTACCTCCTTTCAAAGGTTCCCGGACGATCCGCTATAACCGTAATCCTGCTTTGTGCGCTGGCGCTCCTGACGATCCGGCGGGAGACGGTCTGGGCGTCGAATGTCACGCTTTGGGAAGATACAGTTCGTCACGCACCCGGCAAGGCTCGGGCCTGGTTCAATCTCGGTGGCGCATATATGAATGTCGATCCGGAAAAAGCCCGGACCGCGTTTTTGAATGCGCTCGAACTGAGGCCTGATTTCGTCGAAGCCTGGTACGACCTGGGAATCATCGAACAGCAAAAAGGACACGCGGAGGCGGCAATTTCCTACTATCAACACGCGATCGAAATGGACCGTAGCTACTGGCAGGCATGGAATAATGCCGCAATCACGCTTCTGGGAATGGGAAACCGTGAAGCCGCGCTGCGAAATTTCGAGCAGACACTGGCTCTGAATCCGGACTGCTGGCCGGCGCAATACAATATCGGGGTTATCGACTTCATGAGCGCCCGTTATTCCGAGGCTGCCGCCAGGTTCAAAATCGCGCTCGACTGGAGTCCGGACTTCCGTGACGCCAGGTACGGCCTGGCGATGAGTTACGGCCGTCTCGGCGCAACCGGCGACGCCAACGAAGAGTGGAAGAAACTC includes:
- a CDS encoding tetratricopeptide repeat protein; protein product: MKLVRDNHDVLVIIAIFVTGLLLFGASFNHPFHFDDVLITNDANVVNAGHFFHFFNPLHLRQLTFFTFYLNHLAGGGNPGGYHMVNVILHIANAILLYVLLSAFFERWIATAAAAMFLIHPIQTEPVLYIYQRSILLACFFSLLALIALFMQPRSRPWLAAVLFLCAFESKEAALAVPLVVAGICVTTNRRYRIALAAGVLVLAVAALGVLAYRNEQTVGIKAAGQVGPIAYFMTETRVFYTYVRLLFFPYPQSLEYEFAGNASFLPLLGICALAGTAWVLWRRESWRIPAGCIFTFLLFLAPTSSFIPSLDLAFEHRLYLAMLPFSLFVAYLLSKVPGRSAITVILLCALALLTIRRETVWASNVTLWEDTVRHAPGKARAWFNLGGAYMNVDPEKARTAFLNALELRPDFVEAWYDLGIIEQQKGHAEAAISYYQHAIEMDRSYWQAWNNAAITLLGMGNREAALRNFEQTLALNPDCWPAQYNIGVIDFMSARYSEAAARFKIALDWSPDFRDARYGLAMSYGRLGATGDANEEWKKLGVNAIESRHAPQALLTPAAPR